Within the Candidatus Eremiobacteraceae bacterium genome, the region CTATCGGGTCTCTTTGTGGGCCGTGTGGCACTTGCACCAGCGGCAGTACTTCTTCAGCTCCAGCCGCGCGCTCGTATGCTGCCGGTTCTTCATCGTCGTGTAGTTGCGGCGTTTG harbors:
- the rpmG gene encoding 50S ribosomal protein L33; this encodes MAKKDNRVIVTMACGDCKRRNYTTMKNRQHTSARLELKKYCRWCKCHTAHKETR